The Oncorhynchus keta strain PuntledgeMale-10-30-2019 chromosome 17, Oket_V2, whole genome shotgun sequence genome has a window encoding:
- the hsd17b12a gene encoding very-long-chain 3-oxoacyl-CoA reductase-A, whose product MYSLNVEDMLPVAETPLFWVGAFTVVSLSLWVLYRLLQGFRIWVWGNGQLLSPKLGKWAVVTGATDGIGKVYAEELARKGFAMILISRSQDKLDDVARQLETQYKVETKTIAVDFGLSDIYPKIEAGLAGLEIGVLVNNVGISYPYPEYFLHIPDLDNFITNMINVNMTSVCQMTRLVLPRMVERSKGVVLNISSASGMYPVPLLTVYSSSKAFVDFFSRGLQEEYKAKGIIVQSVLPFFVATKMTRIRKPTLDKPTPERYVAAELTTIGLQDQTNGYFPHAVMGWLTTVLVPINLVIYFGARMNRAQRTGYLKRRKLRELANQSNGKSDRLKSE is encoded by the exons ATGTATTCGTTGAACGTGGAGGACATGCTTCCTGTGGCCGAGACGCCACTCTTCTGGGTCGGCGCATTCACCGTGGTCTCACTGTCTTTGTGGGTGCTCTACCGACTCCTCCAAGGTTTTCGGATTTGGGTCTGGGGAAATGGCCAGTTGCTCTCGCCGAAACTGGGCAAATGGGCAG ttgTGACGGGAGCCACAGACGGCATCGGTAAAGTCTATGCGGAGGAG CTCGCCCGTAAAGGGTTCGCCATGATTCTCATCAGTCGCTCCCAGGACAAGCTGGATGATGTCGCCAGGCAGCTTG AGACGCAGTACAAGGTGGAGACCAAGACCATCGCCGTGGACTTTGGCCTGTCGGACATCTACCCCAAGATCGAggctggactggctggactggaGATCGGAGTCCTGG TGAATAATGTGGGGATATCCTATCCCTACCCTGAGTACTTCCTGCATATTCCTGACCTGGACAAT TTCATCACCAACATGATCAATGTCAACATGACCTCCGTTTGCCAG ATGACTCGTTTAGTTCTACCCAGAATGGTGGAGAG GTCCAAAGGTGTGGTCCTCAACATCTCCTCTGCCAGTGGCATGTACCCTGTCCCTCTTCTGACTGTGTACTCCTCTTCCAAG GCTTTTGTGGACTTCTTCTCCCGGGGACTTCAGGAGGAGTATAAGGCAAAGGGTATCATTGTCCAG AGCGTGCTGCCCTTCTTTGTGGCGACCAAGATGACCCGTATCAGGAAGCCCACCTTGGACAAGCCCACCCCGGAGCGCTATGTGGCTGCTGAGCTGACAACCATCGGACTGCAGGACCAGACCAACGGCTACTTCCCCCACGCAGTCATG GGCTGGCTGACCACTGTCCTAGTGCCCATTAACCTGGTCATTTACTTTGGGGCAAGGATGAACCGAGCCCAGCGTACTGGCTACCTGAAGAGGAGAAAGCTGAGGGAGCTGGCCAACCAGAGTAACGGGAAGAGTGACAGGCTGAAGAGCGAATAA